From the genome of Monomorium pharaonis isolate MP-MQ-018 chromosome 1, ASM1337386v2, whole genome shotgun sequence:
TGATCGAGGACCGTGGAGAGACGGCGGGTTAAACGACGGCGATGGCAGGTGTCAAGCGGTCAGTTGATCACTGTCAAATAGATCGGAATAGTTCCCGTCGCAGCTCGTCCACATTCCGCCGTGACGTTATAGGcggaataaaaacaaaattgcgGACGACAATTCTGAAGGGAAGGAGGGACAGCCTGATCGCGCTTTATGGCGCTTTAAAAAGGTGATATCTCTATGAAGCaagtttaatagaaaaaaatgtaaccgTGAACTCGTCAATTCGAACGTTCCGCGCTCTTTGTTTCATTGGTAATTGTTGAtaattggcaaaaaaaaaaaactgttacgCTCGTTATTAATAGAACTCCCATTTCATGATTGTTTTCATTGGTAACATATCCGATTGAAGCAGCGCGATAGAATGACAATACGAATGCAAATACTGGCGAAGGCGCTTTCTAACGAACCAGAGTAAAATCAATTCGATACAAATCTCATATCTGCGCGAACTGCTGTGATGGATTTGATAAGGCATCGCGGGAATTGCGCGATATTAATGAACACCAGAAGAAAAAGAGCACATAGCTGCAAGGGAAAAGGGGATAGAGCGAAGGAAACAGAAAGAGAgtgagtgaaagagagagagagagagagagagagagagatctcgGAAGAAATCTAGCGAGTCCTCGACAGCGCGTTTCAAACATCTGCCGCCGCAGATATCTTTCCTCGCAGATTCATACGTTCCGCGACGACTCTCCCGTGCACGCGAAGCGAGAtcgtgtacgcgcgcgcgcgcgcgcgtgtgtgtacgtgcgtACCTTGTGTGGTACATAAATCATAAAGCGCCAGTAGCCGAGGAGGAGGAATGCGTAACGCAGCGTTCGTTTACCGCACTCGCATAGATACCAAACCGATTTGTGTGGAGAGACGAATTTCCATTCGTCAGAATGGAAATGACTATGTCGGGCAGCATCCGATAAATCACGCTTCGTGTGCATCTAATCGCTTGGCACTAGACCCTGGCGGCTAAGTAAGTGTCCTTACTTCCTCCACAATTTAAATTGAACGAACTGGTATTCGCATTGTGGAAAAATGAAGGCTCGGCTAAAACCTAAGCCATTAAAAGTCCGCAACCGCGTCTCTTTACTCCAAATTAATCTGCCGTTGGAGAGAAGTCCGGTTCCTCGCGCTACGCGGACGGCGTCCGTTAACGATCTCCGTCACGGATTAATCCGCCGCGAGCTATAACGAATCTCGAGTGTTCCCGGGGATGATTGAAAACTGGAAGTCGCGCGTTCCGACGCGCGGCGAAAAGCTGTCGCACTTGATCGCGTCCGCGGACGGTAATCGCCGCCTTCTctccgcggcgcggcgcggagaGGCAagggggagagaaaaaaaaagacagcgagagagaaagagagaggctTAAACGTGGCGCACGCTTTTTTCCTATAACTCAATCACGGCCGTTACGTCGAAGCAGGATGAGCCGTAAAGTCCGGCCATTAGAAACGTGCGGTGCGTCGCCGCGCTGCACGACAAATCGCCGTGGAACAAAAGTCCCCCGTCCTACATttcgccgccgctgccgccgccgcggccTACACAGCCGGCAGATGCGCTGACAAGCGAGAATCGCCTTAAAGGCGTCGCGCTCGACAGATTGCACCAGCGGCGCGGCGACTGATTGATGCGCCCGCGAACAACAATCCGGCGCGCAGCGCACAGCCAGCCGCGCGGCAGCCAGCGCTTCCCTATTCATCTTCTTCTTGCGCCCAGGCGCATTAGCGACAATACCTATGTGCATTAAGGCGCCGGTGTGGGTACGTACCCCCGGCAGCAACACTACCGCGTTTACGCCGCGCGATGCAGCTTCTCtcgcgtttctttttctctctctctctctctctctgtcctcCTTCCCTTCCTCGCGACTCGCCGAGTTGGGACGGGAAGAAATTTCGTGAAAGTACATACAAGCGAATGACTGTTCTCTCACAATTAGCGGACAAATCGTGATTCTCTTCGCGCGCATGTCGCCAGGAAGGGAGAAGGAGGGAGGAGAGATTTTTATACTCGCCTACACCGTATGAAATTCGCAGATGTTTTTTCCTCGAAAGCGTAAAACGCGCGtttcgagagagaaagaagataaTTTCACGTTTCCTGTTATTACTCCGCGCTCTTAACAAGCGTACAAGAAATATGCAAACaagatgtttattatttacccGTGTAATATACGACATCTAATGTActaatttgtacatttatttcacGCACTTATAACGCACGACCTTTGCTCGTGCTGGCGgaggataataaaaattaataattgggTTTCCTCAAGTATTCGTCGCGTTCGTTTCGACGAATTAAATTCCATTCGTGGCACATAATTTATTTGGCtacttataaaatgtattttttaatcataaatttcGTCCGTCATAATTTCTGCATTGATTGACGCGCGATCACGATTGATGCATGCCCTTACAAGGGGGAAAGGATACTTTTGACACGCAGTATCGCTGTTATTAATATCCTTTACCGATCTTACGTGCAGCCAACACCTACGCGATCAGCGGGGTTCCTGTCTCCTTGGAATCCAGGTGTCTACCTGGTTGACATTTGACAGGCACGTCGGTTCGGGGATTCCTCTTGCGTGACATTCGATCGATGGATGTTCGATTCTATGATAATAGGATGTACCAGATAAGATAATTGCTAGGAGGGTCGACGACCGTGTAGAATTTCGTGATTTGGTTCCGAGCACGAATGAAAATTGTTAGGAATTCGATGAAATcgatattaattgcaatatacatattttgcgTAAAATAAAGTTGCTtcagttataaaattttaaattctaaacgttaaaatgaaatagctctcgttttaatttattattaaatttaatatttgcaatatacaAGTAAGCGcggaatatataatattctgagactaattaaaaaaattcaaatttattagttttaattattacttaatgtAAGAAGCATTGAAATCATGTATCACGTatgaagagaggagagagaaaaattaatttaagaaaaatttcagaaaaaaatttattcgtttCAGGGTCGCATGCCATTCATGCGAGCGGTGAGCATGGAACAGCGGTGGCAAGATCTCGCATCTCTTTTATCCCTGCCGGGAGGACCGGATCATTTCGCACATCCCGCGCATCCTGGATATCCAGGACACGGCATAAGTCACAGTCATTACGAGGCGCAACGTAATGTATTGCTTCATAATCCTACCTTAGCGCCTCCGGTGGGGGATCTCAATTCAACAGGACCTTACCACAATGTGGGTGAGTGTTGCCCGAAGTTGTGTACGGAAGTTTTTTGttcctattttatattatgtcatATATTATCACTTTTTCTCTCTGATACTAATCTCATATGAATTTCTATTGTTTAGTTAAATGAAGCTAATGTGTGCATTAGAGTACGAAAGTCGACTTTTaggcaaaatattttctgtactAACGGCAAGACTCATACATACGTTATACAATCTCTAAAGCGtaatttataatgatttttcATTCACGCATTCACACTCGTACAAACTCCGGCCAATGTCatcattttttgtatgaaaaaaaaggggaaataCAGTAATCTTATAATATCATCTAAGAAATTTCATTGTCTGAACTAAGCTGCTCACTGTTACAGGTGGGTCGTCGAATTTGGGTTCAGCTGTGGCAACATCGATGAATTTAACAAACAGTAGCGAACCAATGGGTGCAGAGAGCGGTGCGAGTTACAAGTCTGAACCTAACGATATGATGTATTATCATACACCGACGACAGATTCCATCAACCAAACTACTGATGGATTTCTTTCATCCCTACTCAATGACGAGGATTTGCATCTAATGGACATGGCCATGAACGACGGTAAGTAGTACTATTGCTTATATCATTGTACATTCTTCTCCTGATATTAAAATCCTATCGCTTTATTaatgtatgaaataaaaaaaacagatatttgaaaaaatatataatataaagacgCGTTTATTCAAGAATTTTTACGAGACTTTTAGAgttatactttaataatttttagcgttatactttaataatttttaattacaaaagagaaaataaaatcaatcattCTTTAAAGtgaaagatatcttttaaatactttttgtgtgccagtttattttattagtatacgAAATCTAATTCATTAAATCAATGTGAatgaacaataaaaattatatttaattcagaatagaaacaaaaaatgaaaaaaaatcacaaaagttCCCTAGCGTAACTTTCATTGAAATTCACGTAAAATaaacttgtaattttaataatagtaataatgtgcTAATTTCTGTCAATATGTTGGAatctattaaaacaatttattttagaaaaaaatataaccaaaaatttgtttataaaagtataaaactttattatattttgttatcataacgtataaaaataagatcaaAGAACGAAATATCGCAGTATTTTGTAACGAAGTAATATCATAaaacatgaatatttttttaacttcgaTGATTCGCGCAAGATAAagaatataactttatattagaacatacTTCATGTTATCAcaagttttaaatgttttgtaggctaataaaatacattcacAGAAGCTTTAGATTAACATAAATGAATAAAGTACATGTAAAGCTACAataggaaaaattattattttatattttatgaggCAATATATTCCACGAAATCTATCTTAAACTTCTACTatcaaagaattatttatgaatatcaTATTAAGACTAACATCTtcattaaagaagaaaaaaaattaatcataattattaacactaaacaaattgatttttttcaataacctATGGTTTACACAACAATGGAAATAATGTAAGTGTATATCATCTAAAAACTTCTTCATACGATTTAAAACttactataaataaaaccCTGTACTATAATTGAAACCCTGTCGATTCTGTGCTTACGATTGAggtagaaatataaattcgaacgtatcttacattttttctcaCCAGTAAGGAACTTTGTGATATCATATAGTAGAAAACTTaaggaaacaaaaataaattgtcatCGTTGCTCATATACTCTAATACATTGATTAGAGATGTAAAACTATCGAGTACGAATTGaatcaaattaaatcagaTAATATTCGAATCGAtttgaataattcaaattaatgaaaattttgagtctacaaatttcaaatacgaattacatattttatatcgacAAATAgaacatgtataaaatatgacttatatgataaaatatataaaatcattttatatcatataatcagtattactttacataaatcttttattttatataataaaattcaacccaatgataatattattggttaaaaataatgtttcaacAATTTGATTCGATTCggcgtcaaaaaattttaattcgcaCACATCtctaatatcatattttaaaattaaaaaaaaaaagttaagtagaATCTCACACGATGCATCTAATCTACCATTGTTCTTCTGGTTCTGCTGGTGTAGGAGGTGCGTAACCAACATCATCATATGATTCACCTCCGTACGCATCCTTGTTctgtacagaaaaatattgcatatgtatttattcacgtatttattaaaagcttCAATTCGATCAAAGAATTCtcgatttataataatttgtaatacagaaTTTTTACTATTCATATTTATACCACGTGTTTATCAAAAGTCCTGATTTGATCAAAGAATTCTTCACAATTTACAATAACTTGTAAtactgaatttttaatattcaatagaaatatactctgaatataataaaaataaattatattactaatattcaagaaatttaaaagtagCATTACTTACGCCTCTAATATCTTCCCCGCCAAATCGTCTACCCTTTCCTGGCATGAAGGATCTGGatccgccaccgccgccaGATTCTAACCAGTCAGGTACTGGCTGACCGgcttgtttcaaaattttaatcaaatcatCACTAAGAGCCATATCAGAACTTGAATCAAAAAATGaagtcgcttttccgcgatttCCAACTCGACCAGTTCGTCCGATTCTATGAACGTATTCGTCGATCGTCTTTGGCAAATCAAAGTTAATAACATGTGAAACGTTTTTAATATCCAAGCCTCGTGCGGCAACCGCCGTTGCTACCAAAATCAACATTTTTCCTCGCTTAAACTCGGATAGAGCTTCTTCTCGTTCTCTTTGTAATCTATCGCCATGTATACTGGTTGTTGGATAATTGCTTTCCGATAAGAAAGCAGCGATAAAGTCTGTGTGTCTTTTCTGTTCGACAAATACTAAAGTTCCTTCTAGATTACCCAGTTGGTTCTGTTTCTCTATAAGttcttttaacaattttcgCTTGTCGGACTGACCAGATGCTTGATAGAAGTTCTGTTCTACATCAGTGCAGGCGCCACCGATAATCCCAACTGCgaggaataaataatttcgcaAAAATCTACCTGCGAGTTCTTGTATCTCATTTGGGAAAGTAGCGGAGAACATAAGGGTTTGCTTTTCATCTGCAGCTATCATTGTGTCATGATCTATAATCTTTTCAATATCGGGCAGGAAACCCAAGTCGAGCATTCTGTCAGCTTCATCTAACACAAAGAAACGTAAAGAAGAAAGTCTAATCTTGCCTCGTCCAATAAAATCTAACAGTCTGCCTGGAGTTGCGACTAAAATGTGGCAACCGTTGAGCACCTTATTCGTTTGATGCATAACTGATGTTCCTCCATAAACCATCTCTACACGTATGAAAGaattcaaagaaaatttcttgACTTGTGAATAAATCTGCGCGGTGAGCTCGCGTGTAGGCGATATAATAATTGCGTGTGGTTCGCATGAAGTGGATGTTTTAACTAAATCTTTTGGATTCTCTAACAAAGTATGTAAGATAGGAAGTACAAATGCCGCAGTTTTGCCCGAACCTGTTTGCGCGCAAGCCATTAAATCACGGCCGCTCATTATAATTGGAATAGCGTACTTTTGAACAGGAGTAGGCTTCGTATAACTCGACTTCTTAATATTCTCCAACAAAATATCTCTGAGACCGGATTTCTCGAAAGATTGTATCGGACGTGGTGCATCTTCACCGCTTACCTTTACTTCGAT
Proteins encoded in this window:
- the LOC105840093 gene encoding ATP-dependent RNA helicase vasa; the encoded protein is MEEQWGDDTLDFSQPPATVSSFEEGRAPCRGKGRGAIIHNNNETDYSIGGYNNSKQTEWEENYDSNTNNEDPENNKYNGDRSNRFGGRNRQDGDRPRYENNRGDDDSRWQGNRNNGRRNRDNDDGEDNCYGGNDGSRPRRDRDDRGGRGGRGGGGRGGGRGGGRNRDDDDNDEGYSNFENRGRKQNDESKDEEPKKKEHYVPPECPDDEGYLFGNDVSVGINFNKYDDIEVKVSGEDAPRPIQSFEKSGLRDILLENIKKSSYTKPTPVQKYAIPIIMSGRDLMACAQTGSGKTAAFVLPILHTLLENPKDLVKTSTSCEPHAIIISPTRELTAQIYSQVKKFSLNSFIRVEMVYGGTSVMHQTNKVLNGCHILVATPGRLLDFIGRGKIRLSSLRFFVLDEADRMLDLGFLPDIEKIIDHDTMIAADEKQTLMFSATFPNEIQELAGRFLRNYLFLAVGIIGGACTDVEQNFYQASGQSDKRKLLKELIEKQNQLGNLEGTLVFVEQKRHTDFIAAFLSESNYPTTSIHGDRLQREREEALSEFKRGKMLILVATAVAARGLDIKNVSHVINFDLPKTIDEYVHRIGRTGRVGNRGKATSFFDSSSDMALSDDLIKILKQAGQPVPDWLESGGGGGSRSFMPGKGRRFGGEDIRGNKDAYGGESYDDVGYAPPTPAEPEEQW